From the Trifolium pratense cultivar HEN17-A07 linkage group LG4, ARS_RC_1.1, whole genome shotgun sequence genome, the window ctctctctctcttaccAACACAAGATTCCTCAATACCCCGCGCCCCACTCACTCATTCATATGACCAACATCACGTGCTTCTTCTCTGTTTTTTTGTTCCtgatttctctctcttcccTATTACATATTCATCATCCATAACTCTTCTTCTACTGTTTCATTTCTATGATCTATTCTCACTCACCACACTCTCTTCTCTAACATTTCAAAAACAGTGTCTTTATGGACACTTCTACTACAGAGAAGAACAACAACACCAACACTCACCAAGTAATAATCACTCTCACTCAAAATCTCTTTTCTGCTTAATTTCGCTTCTTGCGTATGTTTAGTATCACGAAGAGTATATTAGAATCACAGTGACCCTACATGATTTTATAGAAGTTACAACAGAGTGTAGCTTTTAGAAAATCACCGTGGATTACCATGATTCTGATATATACACTCAGATACCAAACATTGGTTAAACAAagtttctaacttttttttgttgacttcCTTTTCAGATTTTGCAACTTGGGATGAGAAATGCAGCAAAAAGACACAATTTTTACACCAACCCACTTCATTTTTTCAGGTTAATTTTCATTTGCATCTTCTGGGTCAATTTTCTATGGCTTCCTATGAAGCCAGTTTTGTGTGAAGAGCATTGGGATGGAGTTGTTGTAACACAGTCAAATTTCTTAGCACTTCAAGCATTCAAAGAAGAGTTAATTGATCCAAAAGGGTACTTGAAAACATGGAATGATAGTGGCTTTGGAGCTTGTTCTGGAGCTTGGGCTGGAATCAAGTGTGCTCAAGGACAAGTTATTGTAATTCAGCTTCCATGGAAAGGATTAAAGGGTAAAATCACTGATAGGATTGGTCAACTTGAAGGTCTTAGAAAGCTTAGTCTTCATAATAATCAAATTAGTGGTTCAATCCCTTCATCATTAGGACTTTTAATCAATCTTAGAGGAGTTCAACTCTTTAATAATAGGTTAACAGGTTCAATCCCTCCTTCATTAGGTTATTGTCCTATGCTTCAATCTTTAGATTTTAGTAACAATTTGCTCACAGGTACAATCCCTGAGAGCTTTGGAAATGCCACTAAGCTTTATTGGCTTAACATAAGTTTCAATTCATTGTCTGGTTCAATACCAACTAGTTTAACTAGCTTGAATTCTCTCACTTTCATATCTCTTCAACACAATAATCTCTCAGGTTCTGTCCCTAATTCATGGGGTGGTAGCTTGAAAAATGGATTCTTTAGGCTTCAAAATCTTGTATTGGATCATAACTTCTTGACAGGAACAATTCCTGCTTCTTTAGGTAACTTAAGAGAACTTAGAGAGATTTCTCTTAGTCATAACCAATTTAGTGGCCATATTCCTCAAAGTATTGGTAACATTTCAAATCTTAAACTGCTTGATTTGTCATTGAATAATCTCAGTGGAGAAATTCCCATTTCTTTTGATAATCTTGATAGTCTTAATTTCTTCAATGTTTCTCATAATAACCTCTCCGGTCCCGTTCCAACTTTACTAGCACAGAAATTTAACTCGAGCTCGTTTGTCGGAAATATTCAATTATGTGGTTATAGTCCTTCCACTCAATGTCCCTCTGTAGCTCCTTCTGAAGTACCTGCAGCACCTTCAGAAGCACCGAAACACCGCCATCACAAGAAACTAGGTACGAAAGACATAATCCTCATTGTAGCAGGAGTGCTCCTTGTACTCCTGATAATAGTCTGCTGCATTCTGCTCTTCTGTCTGTTCCGAAAAAGGAAAACATCGAATGCCGAGGGTGGACAGGCTACAGCGAGAGCAGCAGCTGCTGCTGGAAGGACAGGAAAAGGAGTCCCTCCTATCGGTGGAGAAGTTGAAACGGGCGGTGACGCTGGAGGCAAACTGGTTCATTTTGATGGACCATTGGCTTTTACAGCTGACGATCTCCTGTGTGCGACGGCCGAGATAATGGGAAAGAGCACATATGGAACAGTGTATAAGGCAACATTAGAGGATGGTAGTCAAGCTGCGGTGAAACGATTGAGGGAAAAAATCACCAAGAACCAAAGAGATTTTGAATCTGAAGTTAGTGTTCTAGGGAGAATTAGACATCCAAATCTTTTGGCAATGAGAGCCTATTACTTGGGACCTAAAGGAGAAAAGCTTCTGGTTTTCGATTATATGCCTAAAGGAAGTCTTGCTTCTTTCCTACATGGTATGTCTAATGTAAAAGCTTtgtcataatcataatcatgcatcttttttcttttcttttacttaTGAACTTAAGTGTTTTCTGTTTTTCTGCAGCTCATGGACCTGAAATAAGAATTGATTGGCCAATAAGGATGAACATAGCACAGGGCATGGCTCGCGGCTTGTTATACCTACATTCACATGAGAACATTATACATGGGAACCTAACTTCAAGCAATGTATTGCTTGATGAGAACATAAATGCAAAAATAGCAGATTTTGGTCTATCAAGGTTGATGACAACTGCTGCCAACTCAAATGTAATTGCTACTGCCGGAGCATTAGGATACCGAGCTCCCGAGCTATCGAAACTGAAAAAAGCAAACACAAAAACTGATGTATACAGTCTTGGTGTAATCTTGTTAGAACTCCTAACAAGGAAGCCACCTGGTGAGGCACTGAATGGTGTTGATTTACCTCAGTGGGTTGCCTCTATTGTTAAAGAGGAGTGGACAAATGAAGTTTTCGACGTCGATTTGATGAGAGATTCATCTACAAATGGTGATGAATTGCTAAACACTTTGAAGCTTGCTTTGCACTGTGTTGATCCTTCTCCATCAGCACGGCCCGAAGTTCAGCTGATACTTCAGCAGCTAGAAGAGATTAGACCACAGCTATCATCAGCCATTTCTAGTGATGAAGGAGCTATCCCTTCAACAAGTGAATAAATTGCATcatgttttgcaattttttatttttgtttctccTTAGTTTTAGATGATCATTAGGATAGTATTATGTTATTCTTTCATTcttatatgaattaaattttttgcCTGAGTGTGTATGTATATACTGATGTGTGTGTTTTGATTCAGTGAGTGTTTCCTCTTTAACACTTAATCATTTCATAATGGAAACTAGTTTTGTTCAAGTTGCTCCTCTCCTCCCCACTTTTTTTCAAATCATGTAATAATTTCTTCACATCCTCTTTTACATCTGAAGTTAAATGAGTCTGAAACCATGACAATTTTGACTGAAATAGACTCTGCATACCATTAATAAtcataaaatctaaaaaaacatTTGGGCAAGAAAACATATCCATGGAAAGATGGAAAGACAAGCAACTTGGCATCATATACTCCCCTAAGGAGTGAACAACCAAATTACCTTCTTTCCTAGAAGAGCAAACTGAAAAATCAACAGAATTAAGTATAATATCCATGTTCTTTTGAATTATTAAGCCAAATTTTGAAATAGATTGTGTCCACATTTTGGAGGTCCTGATCTTGAGCCCACCACAGAGCAAACAGTAATCCCAAAGTCTCGCACTAGTGGAACCATCACCATCACCAAGGAGTGATGTGATACCAACAACAAAAAGCAGCCATAGCCAAACTAGTATTGTCCCCAAAGAATAGCACCATAGCTGGAAACTTGACCAGCACCAGTTTCACCCACTTATCCTCCTTGAACACACTTAGCAACCTCACACACCCTTCCAGACCAAATTATGTCTAGTGACCCATAAATTTCCCGGCCTGATCAGTTGAGAGGACGGCCAGAACATGGAATATAACCTCTATAGCTGAGTTTAACTGTTGAAATAAAGCAGATTGTATGACACCCAACCAATAACCCCCTCATGTTGAAACCATGACTATTCAGAATACCAAATCTTACcgttattatatatacatatataagatACTACTATATGGAAGGGTGCCGATTAAGTCATCGGCCTAAAGAAATCCCATTgatttattacataaaaaaaattcaaaattcctGCAATTAATACAATTAACTAATTAAGTAATACAAGGGAGAGAGGAGAATTATATAAGAATGGCTTGCAATGATAGAAACTATCTATAAAGATTGGGGGACCACGATAAGTCAAAAGACATTTCCACATTGAAATATTGAACTTCATCAGACAATAATATATGCTGCATGTACAACTCTGGTTAGTTAAAATTATGTTCGCGAAATGTTCAAAGTATCTTTATACTACATAAGCTTAAAcctaatgaaataaaaatttagagagtAGCATAAAAaggattaaaacaaaaatttacagCCAAAGTACATTTTAGCTGTTGTTGCTTGAGTATGTAGATGTTTCTTCTGCAAGCTTCTCCCACACAGCAGCCATCTTCTCTGCATAGCCTGCCTGTAAAATGCATGATGTAGAATAAATTACTGTTGGGAACCATAAATAGCAAAGCAATCTGATTATCTGATATAACAGCCTACAGAAAAGAGAAGATAAAGTAGGGTTACCTGATTGACAACAAACCCTCGCAGCATGTTTTGGAAGTCACTTTGCCTCTCCTTGTCAATTCTTTCAAGCTCACTCCTATTATTTTCCTGCAAAGTTTACTTGATATTAATTATTTACATAATATTCCAAGAAAGACTTCAGAGCGTTGGTTCCTtataacaattttgttttttcaatagaATATTGATTTGGAATGGAATGGCATGATATGGGTTTGAATAACTAACACAGACAAAACAAAGAGACCCAGACCCTGGTCCAACCTAGCATCACAATTCAAAATTGATggaaaaattcataaaccattAGGTTCAAAACTCAGCATGCAAAATGACCTTAACAAGTTCAAAATTAATAAAGGGTGAAAGGTGGATACCCCTCGTTGCCATTCAATTCGGCAGCTGGGTTCATTCACCTATTTAGTCTATTGGGTTTCCCTGATTGCAAATTGAGTGGGTTCATTCACCTACGTTGGTTCATTCACCTACGTTGGTCTATTGGGTTCTTTCCCGACTCTTTCCAGAATTGAAACAACATTTTGTCCATATTTTCTAACAGTTTGAGACTTCACTTACGTTGGGAGCTATGAGATTGAAAGTCAACACAAAAATTGTTTACTTCCATTATAGATGGGTAAAAGTTGGGATGTCAGATGCATCTATGGAGAGCTAAGTGCGACAACTATGGGGTTAATATTAGTCTTATCATTTTAAGGCATATCTGGTAGAAAATAACCCGCCAAATGCATCTAGGGTTCCTTTAAGTTTCACGTTTGTAACAGTTaagtcttttaagttttttacgTAATGTTGACTTAAAGGACCCCTTGTTGATGAAAAAGGCACATATGTTGGAGGAGATTAACTAGAAGGGTAACATTGCAACAAGTTTTTGTAACGGAGGATAACTTAAAAATcctatttgttacctaaaaaacttaaaggacctaaCTGTTACAAACGTGAAACTTAAAGAACCCTTGAATGCATTTGGCCATCCTCAAACTCGGATTCTATTCAAGTCTATAGGAGTCTGGAGTTTACAGAAAACTGATATATGAGTTACCACAATTTTGATGCCTAGAGTGGTAAGCTCTTAAAATTACATGAGTTAGTTCAAGAATTTGCAACCATGGATATGAGATGGTCGCCTTATCTGTTCACTTTTTTGCATATTTGGATACTCCACTCACTATCTCTCTCATGTGAAATTTTCAGGTATAGCCTCCTCTTAGCTTTCATATATGTTTTACGCTATCACTCATCGTCTTCTGCGGGATTTTGAAGCACCGAGCAACATAATAGTTATCCCCTCGGCTTTTATATTTGTTGTATGCTATTCCACTCACTAACTTATGTTTTCTGCTTGCACCATTAACCTAGGATGGATTAGTAGTGTCTTTACTAATTCAGTGATCGAtctggtttttaaaacattggacTTTATATATTGAGATGGAAATAGATTTAGAATTCAAATTTCGATGAGTGACCAAATCTACCATTAATTGATTATTTGATCGAAGCATCCACAATGCATCAAAAGATGGAAATTAAATTCAATGAAACATTTGATCAATCTGGTTTTTAATTCATGATTTAGAAAATCTAAATTAGACCGTAACAGATTTAGAAATCTAAATTAGACGGCAACAGATTTAGAAATCAAGCTAATTGATTATTTTCATGGAAGCATTCAATGCAGCACTCAACAAAACATTTACATGTCATTTGACATTATCGTAGttctttttgtctttttccGCAAAACTTGTCTTTAAAGACATTTGCATTATAGACAGGAAGAAAATAATGTGAAAACATAATCATTACCAGTCAAATTTATTACCAAGGTGTTataatgacaataataatatttattatgaCAATATAATTGGATGCCATTGTTAATTATCCATAAGCGTAAGCGGGTGGTTGAAATTTAGGCAATATATCAAGCTCAGTCATGCAGTTATTTCTCCCTATGCAAACATAGACAATAATCTTCAAAAAAATGGCAAATATGGAGGCATGAAATGTAcggaaaaaaaagagaaatcagTTCTTAAAAgcgaaaatattttatatgtacaGGAAAGGGGGAGCTCTAATTTACAAGAATACAGCGGAGTCAGAGTTATAGATGCTAAGGGAGAGGAGAATCCGAAAGGACAAGAATCTACATATATGTTACCTTGATTCGTTCATACTCTCTATCTGCACAAATTTTAGCGCTCTCAGTTACTCTAACGGCTTCTTTCAACTCTTCAATTTTCCGCATCCTAGTCTTGTCTCCGCCAAATATTCTGGATGCAGCAACTTCGAGCTTCTCAATCCGTGAATGTAAAGAAGCTAGTTCTGATGAGAGTGTTTGAACCGTCAACAATGCACTTGATCGGTCAGAAAATGCATTGTTGATGGCTAGCATTGTCCCAAGATATTCATGTAGTTTATCCTgcaacataaataaattattactcaTCAACAACAGAAAAAGATAGTTGGGGATCATACTCACTCAGATGCTAACACATAATTTTCATCGTATATTTATATAAATGGTTAAAATTTctatcataatcataataagtAATTAGAACTTGCACTTACCAGATGTTTGATTGTTTGTGTATTCAGCTCTCTATATAACCTGCTAGCTTTGACAGCTGCAGTTGCTACATTTCTCATGTCCGCAGCTCGTACTCTCTGAGATTCAAATTCGGCTTCTTCCGACTCAAATTTAGTAAGTTTCACAAAAGCCAGCCCCAACTCACCCATTGTTTCGCCCATGTCTTGCTGAAATTTGACAAGGGATTCAGCCTGCAAACAAATCAATGCAGATAAACCAAGAAAATCAACCCTAGCAATCAAAGAAGGAAAATAACAACACAATTCCAAAACAATTCATTCAGTTCCACATGACCATTATGTCACGGCCCATATTGACAATGTGACTGTGGACCTTTTTATGAAACCCTAACTACAAGCCTACTCTAGAGCTAATGCATGCATCATGTTTGACATCTCTTCAATGAATTTCCAAACATGCACTACGAAGCCATAAGGGCTATCTACAATAGATCCACAATGAGTCTTACCTTCTACTAACATCTTATTCCATTTTGGTAAACAAAATCATACAAACTAACaaagttttaattttgattttagctCTAACAAAAAACATCCAAATTATCAGTTTATCACTACCTGCTGAGAAACATTGCTAAGTTGTTGTTCAAATTCCATCAACTTATCCTTCTTGTCCATAAATTCCCTATCTTCTTCAACAACCAATGGCTTAGCAGCACCCCAATCATTAGTAACAGATTGTTTCAACTCCTTAAAAATCCTAAGCAAATCCCTCCCACTCCTAGCAGGCTGAGTCACATCATTCAAATCAACCGCCACACTCTCCGAACCAAACAACTGCCGGGGAAGCTTCACCGCCCCATCAAGCATCCTCGAGGCAACGTCGGTAGTCCTCATCAACGGCAACTTCCCTTGAACCTCCAAAAACAATCTCAATTCCTCACTCTTCCCAATCACAGGGTGTGACACTAACTTCCTCAGATACTTCTCCAATGCAACTCTCCTCTGCTCAACAAACTCTTCCTTCTGCATCACCTTTCTCTCCACTGAACTCTTCTCCGGCCTCACCGGAATCACGTAACCACGGTACGCCTCCGATAACCGCTCCGACAGTGTAACCACCTCCCGGAACCTTCTCCTTACACCTACTTCCGATTTTCCCGTCCTTGTCGTGATCAGATAAGTATGATAACTGCTTCCGCCAGGAACAAGTGAGTTCGTTAGCTCTTGCTCCTCTTGCGGATCGGAAACCGAGATTTGCATGCAATCGGATTCGGATCCTGATCCAGATCCAGTTCCGGAACGACTCGATTGTTCTAGGGTTTGATCGTGACCGTTGGAATCAAACGAAGTGAAAATTGCTTCAGCATAAGA encodes:
- the LOC123924094 gene encoding probable leucine-rich repeat receptor-like protein kinase IMK3; translation: MDTSTTEKNNNTNTHQILQLGMRNAAKRHNFYTNPLHFFRLIFICIFWVNFLWLPMKPVLCEEHWDGVVVTQSNFLALQAFKEELIDPKGYLKTWNDSGFGACSGAWAGIKCAQGQVIVIQLPWKGLKGKITDRIGQLEGLRKLSLHNNQISGSIPSSLGLLINLRGVQLFNNRLTGSIPPSLGYCPMLQSLDFSNNLLTGTIPESFGNATKLYWLNISFNSLSGSIPTSLTSLNSLTFISLQHNNLSGSVPNSWGGSLKNGFFRLQNLVLDHNFLTGTIPASLGNLRELREISLSHNQFSGHIPQSIGNISNLKLLDLSLNNLSGEIPISFDNLDSLNFFNVSHNNLSGPVPTLLAQKFNSSSFVGNIQLCGYSPSTQCPSVAPSEVPAAPSEAPKHRHHKKLGTKDIILIVAGVLLVLLIIVCCILLFCLFRKRKTSNAEGGQATARAAAAAGRTGKGVPPIGGEVETGGDAGGKLVHFDGPLAFTADDLLCATAEIMGKSTYGTVYKATLEDGSQAAVKRLREKITKNQRDFESEVSVLGRIRHPNLLAMRAYYLGPKGEKLLVFDYMPKGSLASFLHAHGPEIRIDWPIRMNIAQGMARGLLYLHSHENIIHGNLTSSNVLLDENINAKIADFGLSRLMTTAANSNVIATAGALGYRAPELSKLKKANTKTDVYSLGVILLELLTRKPPGEALNGVDLPQWVASIVKEEWTNEVFDVDLMRDSSTNGDELLNTLKLALHCVDPSPSARPEVQLILQQLEEIRPQLSSAISSDEGAIPSTSE
- the LOC123924095 gene encoding sorting nexin 2B-like; amino-acid sequence: MMNQDHVLHASQDDEMESLVLHDDNGNGNGNGNDSSGNIQQPSQSPKSPFNSFLDPPSYAEAIFTSFDSNGHDQTLEQSSRSGTGSGSGSESDCMQISVSDPQEEQELTNSLVPGGSSYHTYLITTRTGKSEVGVRRRFREVVTLSERLSEAYRGYVIPVRPEKSSVERKVMQKEEFVEQRRVALEKYLRKLVSHPVIGKSEELRLFLEVQGKLPLMRTTDVASRMLDGAVKLPRQLFGSESVAVDLNDVTQPARSGRDLLRIFKELKQSVTNDWGAAKPLVVEEDREFMDKKDKLMEFEQQLSNVSQQAESLVKFQQDMGETMGELGLAFVKLTKFESEEAEFESQRVRAADMRNVATAAVKASRLYRELNTQTIKHLDKLHEYLGTMLAINNAFSDRSSALLTVQTLSSELASLHSRIEKLEVAASRIFGGDKTRMRKIEELKEAVRVTESAKICADREYERIKENNRSELERIDKERQSDFQNMLRGFVVNQAGYAEKMAAVWEKLAEETSTYSSNNS